One Panthera leo isolate Ple1 chromosome B1, P.leo_Ple1_pat1.1, whole genome shotgun sequence DNA window includes the following coding sequences:
- the CLN8 gene encoding protein CLN8 isoform X1, whose amino-acid sequence MTHVSDGGTAGSIFDLDYTSWKIRSTLVVAGFVFYVGVFVVCHQLSSSLNATYRSLVAREKVFWNLAATRAVFGVQSTAAGLWALLADPVLQADKARGQQNWCWFHVATATGFFLFENVAVHVSNVLFRTFDWFLVVHHLFAFLGFLGSVVNLRAGHYLAMITLLLEVSTPFTCVSWMLLKAGCSDSLFWRLNQWLMIHMFHCRMVLTYHMWWVCFWHWDGLRGSLHLPHLALFLVGLGLLTLVLNPYWTHKKTQQLLTPVDWNFARPEPGGGRPAGANGQVPQKKGQ is encoded by the exons ATGACTCATGTGAGCGATGGCGGCACAGCAGGGAGCATTTTCGACCTGGACTACACGTCCTGGAAGATCCGCTCAACGCTCGTGGTCGCCGGCTTCGTCTTCTACGTGGGCGTCTTCGTCGTCTGCCACCAGCTGTCATCCTCCCTGAATGCCACCTACCGCTCCCTGGTGGCCAGAGAGAAGGTCTTCTGGAACCTGGCGGCCACCCGCGCGGTCTTTGGCGTTCAGAGCACGGCCGCGGGCCTGTGGGCCTTGCTGGCGGACCCCGTGCTCCAGGCCGATAAGGCGCGCGGCCAGCAGAACTGGTGCTGGTTTCACGTGGCGACGGCAacgggattctttctctttgaaaacGTCGCGGTTCACGTGTCCAACGTGCTCTTCCGGACGTTTGACTGGTTTCTGGTCGTCCACCACCTCTTTGCCTTCCTGGGCTTTCTCGGCTCGGTGGTCAACCTCAGAGCCGGCCACTACCTGGCCATGATCACGCTGCTCCTGGAGGTCAGCACCCCCTTCACCTGCGTTTCCTGGATGCTCCTGAAG GCCGGCTGCTCTGACTCCCTGTTCTGGAGGCTGAACCAGTGGCTGATGATCCACATGTTCCACTGCCGCATGGTGCTCACCTACCACATGTGGTGGGTGTGCTTCTGGCACTGGGACGGCCTGCGCGGCAGCCTGCACCTTCCGCACCTGGCGCTGTTCCTCGTGGGGCTGGGCCTGCTCACGCTCGTCCTCAACCCCTACTGGACCCACAAGAAGACGCAGCAGCTCCTGACCCCGGTGGACTGGAACTTCGCGCGGCCGGAGCCCGGAGGCGGGCGGCCCGCGGGGGCCAATGGCCAGGTGCCGCAGAAGAAGGGGCAGTAG